The proteins below come from a single Aegilops tauschii subsp. strangulata cultivar AL8/78 chromosome 6, Aet v6.0, whole genome shotgun sequence genomic window:
- the LOC109768985 gene encoding protein KINESIN LIGHT CHAIN-RELATED 1 — protein MPGLAAADASPPAAAPAPRRLSSPLPRRAPPSPSPSSASRAVGKPARKSLGQGQHPEATDEAALDNPDLGPFLLKQARDAMVSGEGGGAARALEFAERAARALERRGEGAELELAMSLHVAAAIHCGLGRHADAVPVLERAVAVVTPPAPAAEGEEVPQPEEEQVVDERKGEEWALAAFSGWMQLGDTHAMLGRMDESIACYGKGFEIQMAALGDRDPRVAETCRYLAEAHVQALQFDEAEKLCRKALEIHREHSAPASLEEASDRRLMALILDAKGDYDGALEHLVLASMTMVANGRDVEVATIDVAIGNTYLALARFDESVFSYQKALTVLKSARGDDHPSVASVFVRLADLYHRTGKLRESKSYCENALRVYAKPAPGAAPDEVAGGLMEIAAIYEALGDLDEALKLLQRALKLLEDSPGQWSTVAGIEAQMGVLYYMIGRYADSRNSFESAVSKLRASGERKSAFFGVLLNQMGLACVQLFKIDEAAQLFEEARAVLEQECGASHPDTLGVYSNLAAIYDAMGRVEDAIEILEHVLKVREEKLGTANPDVEDEKKRLAELLKEAGRSRNRKQKSLENLFGSGGAARGAKKDGAGGRRWTNFGFRS, from the exons ATGCCGGGGCTCGCCGCAGCGGACGCGTCGCCGCCGGCCGCGGCGCCGGCGCCGCGGCGGCTCTCCTCGCCGCTGCCGAGGcgggcgccgccgtcgccgtccccCTCGTCCGCGTCCCGCGCGGTCGGCAAGCCGGCGCGGAAGTCGCTCGGGCAGGGCCAGCACCCGGAGGCGACGGACGAGGCGGCGCTGGACAACCCGGATCTGGGGCCCTTCCTGCTCAAGCAGGCGCGGGACGCCATGGtgtccggcgagggcggcggcgcggcgcgcgcGCTCGAGTTCGCCGAGCGCGCGGCCCGCGCGCTCGAGCGCCGCGGCGAGGGcgccgagctcgagctcgccatGAGCCTCCACGTCGCCGCCGCGATCCACTGCGGCCTCGGCCGGCACGCCGACGCCGTCCCCGTGCTCGAgcgcgccgtcgccgtcgtcaccccgccggcccccgcggccgaGGGCGAGGAGGTGCCGCAGCCGGAGGAGGAGCAGGTGGTGGATGAGCGCAAGGGGGAGGAGTGGGCGCTCGCCGCCTTCTCCGGCTGGATGCAGCTCGGCGACACCCACGCCATGCTCGGCCGCATGGACGAGTCCATCGCCTGCTACGGCAAGGGCTTCGAGATCCAGATGGCCGCGCTCGGCGACCGCGACCCCCGCGTCGCCGAGACCTGCAG GTATCTGGCGGAAGCGCATGTGCAAGCTCTGCAGTTCGATGAGGCAGAGAAGCTGTGCCGCAAAGCCCTTGAGATCCACCGGGAGCACAGCGCCCCCGCATCCCTCGAGGAAGCCTCCGATCGCCGTCTGATGGCCCTTATCCTGGATGCCAAGGGTGACTATGACGGCGCCCTGGAGCACCTTGTGCTGGCCTCCATGACCATGGTTGCCAATGGACGCGATGTCGAGGTTGCCACGATCGATGTCGCGATAGGCAACACCTACCTGGCCCTTGCTCGTTTCGACGAGTCTGTCTTCTCCTACCAGAAGGCCTTGACTGTCCTCAAGTCTGCCCGTGGTGACGACCACCCTTCAGTGGCATCTGTCTTCGTCCGCCTTGCTGATCTCTATCACCGCACAGGGAAGCTCCGTGAGTCCAAATCCTACTGCGAGAATGCTCTCCGTGTCTATGCGAAGCCCGCGCCTGGTGCTGCCCCTGACGAGGTTGCTGGAGGCCTAATGGAGATTGCTGCCATCTATGAGGCGCTTGGAGATCTTGATGAGGCCTTAAAGCTTCTTCAGAGGGCACTGAAGTTGCTTGAGGACTCACCAGGGCAGTGGAGCACTGTTGCTGGGATCGAAGCACAAATGGGTGTGTTGTACTACATGATAGGGAGGTATGCTGATTCAAGGAACTCGTTCGAGAGCGCGGTTTCCAAATTGAGGGCCAGCGGGGAAAGGAAGTCAGCCTTTTTCGGTGTTCTGCTGAACCAGATGGGGCTAGCTTGCGTACAGCTGTTCAAGATTGATGAGGCTGCACAGCTGTTTGAAGAAGCACGGGCAGTTCTAGAGCAGGAGTGTGGTGCCTCTCATCCTGATACTCTTGGCGTGTACAGCAACCTTGCTGCGATCTATGATGCCATGGGAAG GGTGGAAGACGCGATCGAGATCCTGGAGCACGTGCTGAAGGTGCGGGAGGAGAAGCTGGGCACGGCGAACCCGGACGTGGAGGACGAGAAGAAGCGGCTGGCGGAGCTGCTGAAGGAGGCTGGGCGGTCCCGGAACCGGAAGCAGAAGTCGCTAGAGAACCTGTTTGGGTCCGGTGGTGCTGCGCGGGGCGCCAAGAAGGACGGTGCCGGAGGCAGGCGGTGGACCAACTTCGGGTTCAGGAGCTGA